A genomic window from Streptomyces brevispora includes:
- a CDS encoding Sir2 family NAD-dependent protein deacetylase: MTLVAILSGAGISTDSGIPDYRGPNGVWRKDPEAEKLVRYELYMADPEIRRRSWQMRRTSATWNAEPNTAHRAVADLERSGVPVRVITQNVDGLHQLAGLSARKVLELHGTARQVVCTRCHARSPMAEALERVEAGEPDPPCTGCGGILKSATVMFGERLDPVVLGDAMSIAKGCEVFIAVGTSLQVQPAASLAGIAAEHGARLIVMNAEPTPYDALAQETIREPIGTALPVLLDRLAEEAGTASGAPGSADV; this comes from the coding sequence ATGACACTCGTGGCGATCCTCAGCGGCGCCGGCATCTCCACGGACTCCGGCATCCCCGACTACCGCGGCCCGAACGGCGTCTGGCGCAAGGACCCGGAGGCCGAGAAGCTCGTCCGCTACGAGCTGTACATGGCCGATCCGGAGATCCGCCGCCGCTCCTGGCAGATGCGGCGCACCAGCGCGACCTGGAACGCCGAACCGAACACGGCCCATCGTGCGGTGGCCGACCTGGAGCGGTCCGGGGTCCCGGTGCGGGTGATCACGCAGAACGTCGACGGTCTGCACCAGCTGGCCGGCCTCTCCGCCCGCAAGGTCCTGGAACTGCACGGCACCGCGCGGCAGGTGGTGTGCACCCGCTGCCACGCCCGTTCGCCGATGGCCGAGGCGCTGGAGCGGGTCGAGGCCGGGGAGCCGGACCCGCCGTGCACGGGGTGCGGCGGCATCCTCAAGTCGGCGACAGTGATGTTCGGCGAACGGCTCGACCCGGTGGTGCTGGGCGACGCGATGTCGATCGCCAAGGGCTGCGAGGTGTTCATCGCGGTCGGTACGTCCCTCCAGGTACAGCCCGCGGCCTCACTGGCCGGGATCGCGGCGGAGCACGGGGCGCGGCTGATCGTGATGAACGCCGAGCCGACGCCGTACGACGCACTGGCTCAGGAGACCATCCGGGAACCGATCGGCACCGCGCTGCCCGTACTGCTCGACCGCCTGGCGGAGGAGGCCGGTACGGCATCGGGCGCCCCGGGCTCCGCCGACGTCTGA
- a CDS encoding methylated-DNA--[protein]-cysteine S-methyltransferase: MTAASTTPTRSRRHTVIDSPYGPLTLVATDGVLAGLYMTDQRHRPPEETFGEPDPGPFAEVIRQLDAYFAGELREFTLPLHLDGTPFQRTVWAQLQRIPYGETRSYGELAEILGKPGASRAVGLANGKNPVGIIVPCHRVIGASGSLTGYGGGLDRKQQLLAFENGTQDTVQALF, translated from the coding sequence GTGACCGCAGCAAGCACCACCCCGACCCGGTCCAGGCGGCATACCGTGATCGACAGCCCCTACGGCCCGCTGACCCTCGTCGCCACCGACGGGGTCCTCGCCGGCCTCTACATGACCGATCAGCGGCACCGGCCGCCCGAGGAGACCTTCGGCGAGCCCGATCCCGGCCCCTTCGCCGAGGTGATCCGGCAACTGGACGCCTACTTCGCCGGTGAACTGAGGGAGTTCACCCTGCCGCTGCACCTCGACGGCACCCCGTTCCAGCGCACCGTCTGGGCGCAACTCCAGCGGATTCCGTACGGCGAGACCCGTTCGTACGGCGAACTGGCCGAGATCCTCGGCAAGCCCGGGGCCTCACGTGCGGTGGGACTGGCCAACGGCAAGAACCCGGTCGGCATCATCGTGCCCTGTCACCGGGTGATCGGGGCGTCCGGGAGCCTCACCGGCTACGGCGGCGGGCTCGACCGCAAGCAGCAGCTGCTGGCCTTCGAGAACGGTACGCAGGACACCGTCCAGGCACTCTTCTAG
- a CDS encoding discoidin domain-containing protein: MTPPPRRQLLRRSISASLSLALAAFGTAAAVVLSSAPPARAAGVPAPSPMAVPGRGATVPFKEQEAEYAATNGTLIGPNRLYGTLPSEASGRQAVTLDAVGEYVEFTLTAPANAMSFRYSLPDNAAGSGRDASINVLVNGGSPKAVPVTSKYGWYYGGYPFNNNPGDTNPHHFYDEARTMFGSTLAAGTKVRLQVSSTSASPSFTIDLADFEQVAAPTGKPSGALDVVGDFGADPTGAADSTAKIQAAVDAGKAQGREVYIPQGTFQVRDHIIVDKVTLRGAGPWYSVLTGRDPSNRSKAVGVYGKYAANGGSSNVTLKDFAIIGDIQERVDDDQVNAIGGALSNSTVDNIWMQHTKCGAWMDGPMDNLTIKNSRILDQTADGVNFHYGVTNSTVTNTFVRNSGDDGLAMWAENVPNVKNKFTFNTVILPILANNIVTYGGKDITISDNVMSDTITNGGGLHIANRYPGVNSGQGTAVSGTTTAARNTLIRTGNNDFNWRFGVGAIWFSGLNEPINATVNISDTEILDSSYAAIHLIEGATNGLNFNNIKIDGAGTYALQVQSPGTATFTNVVATHIAQPNPIHNCVGSGFQITRGTGNSGWYADPPACTGNWPDPVWTNGGVPQGGNGPTDPPTDPPTDPPTDTGNLAQGRPVTESGHADVYSASNAVDGNANTYWESTNRAFPQTITVDLGAAKAVKRLVLKLPPAAAWSTRTQTLSVSGSTDNSTFNSLKGSAGYTFDPSSGNKATVTLPGTSARYLRLTFTGNTGWPAAQLSELEAYTS; this comes from the coding sequence GTGACTCCACCTCCCAGGCGCCAGTTGCTCAGACGCTCCATATCCGCCTCTCTCTCGCTGGCACTCGCCGCGTTCGGCACCGCTGCCGCCGTGGTCCTCTCCAGTGCTCCGCCAGCCCGGGCCGCAGGGGTCCCCGCCCCCTCCCCCATGGCGGTTCCCGGTCGCGGTGCGACCGTTCCGTTCAAGGAGCAGGAAGCCGAGTACGCGGCCACCAACGGCACGCTGATCGGCCCGAACCGGCTGTACGGCACCCTGCCCTCCGAGGCATCGGGCCGGCAGGCCGTGACCCTGGACGCCGTCGGCGAGTACGTGGAGTTCACGCTCACCGCACCGGCGAACGCGATGTCCTTCCGGTACTCGCTGCCGGACAACGCCGCCGGATCGGGCCGGGACGCCTCGATCAACGTGCTGGTGAACGGCGGATCGCCGAAGGCGGTGCCGGTCACCTCGAAGTACGGCTGGTACTACGGCGGATATCCCTTCAACAACAACCCGGGCGACACCAATCCGCACCACTTCTACGACGAGGCGCGGACCATGTTCGGGTCGACCCTCGCCGCCGGTACGAAGGTCCGGCTGCAGGTCTCCTCCACCTCCGCGTCACCGTCGTTCACCATCGACCTGGCCGACTTCGAGCAGGTGGCCGCACCGACCGGCAAGCCGTCGGGCGCTCTCGACGTGGTCGGTGACTTCGGTGCCGACCCGACCGGGGCCGCCGATTCGACCGCCAAGATCCAGGCGGCCGTGGACGCGGGCAAGGCGCAGGGCCGGGAGGTCTACATCCCGCAGGGCACCTTCCAGGTCCGCGACCACATCATCGTGGACAAGGTGACACTGCGCGGTGCCGGTCCCTGGTACTCCGTACTGACCGGGCGCGATCCCTCGAACCGGAGCAAGGCCGTCGGCGTCTACGGCAAGTACGCCGCGAACGGCGGAAGCAGCAACGTCACGCTCAAGGACTTCGCCATCATCGGCGACATCCAGGAGCGGGTGGACGACGACCAGGTCAACGCCATCGGCGGTGCCCTGTCGAACTCCACGGTCGACAACATCTGGATGCAGCACACCAAGTGCGGCGCCTGGATGGACGGTCCGATGGACAACCTCACCATCAAGAACAGCCGCATCCTGGACCAGACCGCCGACGGCGTGAACTTCCACTACGGCGTCACCAACTCCACCGTCACCAACACCTTCGTCCGCAACTCCGGTGACGACGGACTGGCGATGTGGGCGGAGAACGTCCCGAACGTGAAGAACAAGTTCACGTTCAACACCGTGATCCTGCCGATCCTCGCCAACAACATCGTGACGTACGGCGGCAAGGACATCACGATCTCCGACAACGTCATGTCGGACACCATCACCAACGGTGGCGGACTCCACATCGCCAACCGCTACCCCGGGGTCAACTCCGGTCAGGGAACGGCCGTTTCCGGCACCACCACAGCGGCCCGCAACACCCTGATCCGGACCGGGAACAACGACTTCAACTGGCGCTTCGGTGTCGGCGCGATCTGGTTCAGCGGACTCAACGAGCCCATCAACGCCACCGTCAACATCTCCGACACGGAGATACTGGACAGCTCCTACGCCGCGATCCACCTCATCGAGGGCGCGACCAACGGGCTGAACTTTAACAACATCAAGATCGACGGCGCCGGTACCTACGCGCTCCAGGTCCAGTCGCCGGGCACGGCCACGTTCACCAACGTCGTGGCCACGCACATCGCGCAGCCCAACCCGATCCACAACTGCGTCGGCAGCGGCTTCCAGATCACCCGGGGCACCGGCAACTCCGGCTGGTACGCGGACCCGCCGGCCTGCACCGGCAACTGGCCGGACCCGGTGTGGACCAACGGCGGTGTGCCGCAGGGCGGCAACGGTCCGACCGATCCCCCCACCGATCCGCCGACGGACCCGCCGACCGACACGGGCAACCTCGCCCAGGGCCGTCCGGTGACCGAATCGGGCCACGCGGACGTGTACAGCGCGTCCAACGCGGTGGACGGGAACGCGAACACCTACTGGGAGAGCACCAACCGGGCCTTCCCGCAGACGATCACCGTCGACCTCGGAGCGGCCAAGGCCGTCAAGCGACTGGTCCTGAAACTGCCGCCCGCGGCCGCCTGGTCCACCCGCACGCAGACCCTGAGCGTGTCGGGAAGCACCGACAACAGCACGTTCAACTCACTCAAGGGCTCGGCGGGTTACACCTTCGATCCGTCGAGCGGCAACAAGGCGACCGTCACCCTGCCCGGCACATCGGCCCGCTATCTGCGGCTGACGTTCACCGGCAACACCGGGTGGCCCGCGGCACAGCTCTCCGAACTGGAGGCGTACACCAGCTGA
- a CDS encoding glycerate kinase yields the protein MKAARVLVAADKFKGSLTAVQVAERVAAGLRRIAPEVQVETLPVADGGDGTVAAAVAAGFERREARVTGPLGEPVTAAYALRDTTAVVEMAEASGLQHLPAGVFAPLTATTYGSGELLLAALEAGARTIVFGVGGSATTDGGAGMLAALGARFLDPDGKLVGPGGGGLADLASADLSGLDPRLAAVDLILASDVDNPLTGPTGAPEVYGRQKGATEEDIAILDAALAHYASVLGPDHAALPGAGAAGGIGYGALVALGARFRPGIDVMLDVLGFAPALARATLVITGEGSLDEQTLHGKAPAGVAAAARAAGIEVVAVCGRLTLAPEALGRAGIRRAYALTALEPDPAVCMAEAGPLLERAAESIARDFLR from the coding sequence ATGAAGGCCGCACGCGTGCTCGTCGCGGCGGACAAGTTCAAGGGCTCGCTCACAGCCGTGCAGGTCGCGGAACGGGTCGCGGCCGGGCTGCGGCGCATCGCCCCCGAGGTGCAGGTCGAGACCCTGCCCGTGGCGGACGGCGGCGACGGCACGGTCGCGGCTGCGGTGGCCGCCGGGTTCGAGCGCCGCGAGGCACGGGTGACCGGGCCGCTGGGGGAGCCGGTGACGGCGGCGTACGCCCTGCGCGACACCACGGCGGTCGTGGAGATGGCCGAGGCCTCGGGCCTCCAGCACCTGCCCGCGGGCGTGTTCGCCCCGCTCACCGCGACCACCTACGGCTCCGGTGAACTGCTGCTCGCCGCGCTCGAAGCGGGTGCGCGGACCATTGTGTTCGGGGTCGGCGGCAGTGCGACCACGGACGGCGGGGCGGGCATGCTGGCCGCGCTCGGCGCCCGGTTCCTGGACCCGGACGGCAAGCTCGTGGGCCCCGGCGGCGGCGGGCTCGCCGATCTCGCCTCGGCCGATCTGTCCGGGCTCGACCCGCGGCTCGCCGCGGTCGACCTGATCCTCGCGAGCGATGTCGACAACCCGCTGACCGGGCCGACGGGCGCGCCGGAGGTGTACGGGCGCCAGAAGGGGGCGACCGAGGAGGACATCGCGATCCTCGACGCGGCGCTCGCCCACTACGCGTCCGTGCTGGGGCCGGACCACGCGGCACTGCCCGGGGCAGGGGCGGCGGGCGGTATCGGATACGGGGCGCTGGTCGCCCTCGGCGCTCGGTTCCGCCCGGGGATCGACGTGATGCTCGACGTGCTCGGCTTCGCTCCCGCCCTGGCCCGCGCCACGCTGGTGATCACCGGTGAGGGCTCGCTGGACGAGCAGACCCTGCACGGCAAGGCCCCTGCGGGGGTCGCCGCGGCGGCCCGCGCGGCAGGCATCGAGGTCGTCGCGGTCTGCGGCCGCCTCACCCTGGCGCCGGAAGCGCTCGGACGGGCCGGGATCCGCCGTGCGTACGCGCTCACCGCGCTGGAGCCGGATCCGGCGGTGTGCATGGCCGAGGCGGGGCCGCTGCTGGAACGGGCGGCGGAGTCCATCGCCCGGGACTTCCTGCGGTGA
- a CDS encoding phytoene desaturase family protein, which produces MPSMLDAVVVGAGPNGLTAAAELARRGYAVEVFEAGRTVGGGARTEELTLPGFRHDPCSAVHPLGIGSPAFDAMPLARHGLEWIQPRLALAHPFPDGSAAVLSGSVGESAMSLGAHDAGAYRRLVAPFLGHWDTLARDFLRTPWDGLPRDPYRWARFGLDAIQPATLLSRRFGGEKARGLFAGLAAHAIAPTSGFATGGIALLFALAAHEKGWPVPRGGSQAISDALASYLREQGGVIRTGTEVKRLDELPPARAYIFDTSPTALARIAGLGNTYRGYRYGASCFKIDYALSGPVPWTAEEARLAGTVHLGPTAGEIDAALRAAVTGRDPEVPFLITSQPSLIDPTRAPEGKHVFWVYGHVPAGWEGDATEVIERQLERFAPGFRDLVLARAVTGPPQLAARNANYVDGDIGCGAFAGLQTVIRPKLARVPYATAHPAVFICSSATPPGPGVHGMSGHHAAKAVWRRLRESGPSRGR; this is translated from the coding sequence GTGCCGTCGATGCTCGATGCAGTCGTCGTGGGGGCAGGCCCCAACGGGCTGACCGCCGCAGCCGAACTGGCCCGCCGCGGCTACGCGGTGGAGGTCTTCGAAGCCGGCCGGACCGTCGGCGGCGGAGCCCGTACGGAGGAGCTCACGCTCCCCGGCTTCCGCCACGACCCCTGCTCGGCGGTCCACCCGCTGGGCATCGGCTCGCCCGCCTTCGACGCGATGCCGCTCGCCCGGCACGGCCTGGAATGGATCCAGCCCCGGCTGGCCCTCGCCCACCCGTTCCCGGACGGGTCCGCCGCCGTGCTGTCCGGCTCGGTGGGGGAGAGCGCCATGTCGCTCGGAGCGCACGACGCGGGGGCGTACCGCAGGCTCGTCGCGCCGTTCCTCGGCCACTGGGACACCCTCGCCCGGGACTTCCTGCGCACCCCGTGGGACGGGCTGCCGCGCGACCCGTACCGCTGGGCGCGGTTCGGGCTCGACGCCATCCAGCCCGCCACGCTCCTGTCCCGCCGCTTCGGCGGCGAGAAGGCGCGCGGCCTGTTCGCCGGACTGGCCGCCCACGCCATAGCCCCCACCAGCGGGTTCGCGACCGGCGGAATCGCCCTGCTCTTCGCGCTGGCCGCGCACGAGAAGGGCTGGCCGGTGCCGCGTGGCGGCTCCCAGGCCATCTCCGACGCCCTCGCCTCGTACCTGCGGGAACAGGGCGGTGTCATCCGCACCGGTACGGAGGTCAAGCGCCTGGACGAGCTGCCGCCCGCCCGCGCCTACATCTTCGACACCTCACCGACCGCGCTGGCCCGGATCGCCGGACTGGGCAACACCTACCGTGGTTACCGCTACGGGGCCTCCTGCTTCAAAATCGACTACGCGCTGTCGGGCCCCGTCCCCTGGACCGCCGAGGAGGCCCGCCTGGCCGGCACGGTCCACCTCGGCCCCACGGCCGGCGAGATCGACGCGGCCCTGCGCGCCGCGGTCACCGGCCGCGACCCCGAGGTGCCGTTCCTGATCACCTCCCAGCCCAGCCTCATCGACCCGACCCGCGCCCCCGAGGGCAAGCACGTGTTCTGGGTGTACGGGCATGTCCCGGCCGGCTGGGAGGGCGACGCCACCGAGGTCATCGAACGCCAACTGGAGCGCTTCGCCCCCGGCTTCCGCGATCTGGTGCTCGCCCGCGCGGTGACGGGACCGCCCCAACTCGCCGCGCGCAACGCGAACTACGTGGACGGCGACATCGGCTGCGGCGCCTTCGCGGGGCTGCAGACGGTGATCCGTCCCAAGCTCGCCCGGGTGCCGTACGCGACGGCGCATCCGGCGGTGTTCATCTGCTCGTCGGCGACCCCGCCCGGACCCGGCGTGCACGGCATGTCCGGACACCACGCGGCCAAGGCGGTATGGCGGCGGCTGCGCGAGTCGGGGCCGTCCCGCGGCAGATGA
- a CDS encoding VOC family protein, translated as MIAELQCVVLDCPDPVRLAGFYRSLLGGRVNKVDRRWALDDGWATLHTAAGLVLAFQRVADHRPPRWPDPAHPQQFHLDFGVPDLDAAESEVVAAGAAVLDDGAGTDRPWRIYADPAGHPFCLVRHGTGAT; from the coding sequence ATGATCGCCGAACTGCAGTGCGTGGTGCTCGACTGCCCCGATCCCGTGCGTCTGGCCGGGTTCTACCGCTCGCTGCTCGGCGGACGCGTGAACAAGGTGGATCGCCGTTGGGCGCTCGACGACGGCTGGGCAACACTGCACACCGCCGCCGGGCTGGTGCTCGCCTTCCAGCGGGTGGCGGACCACCGGCCGCCGCGGTGGCCCGATCCGGCGCACCCGCAGCAGTTCCATCTGGACTTCGGGGTCCCCGATCTGGACGCGGCCGAGTCCGAGGTGGTGGCGGCCGGCGCGGCCGTACTCGACGACGGCGCCGGGACCGACCGCCCGTGGCGTATCTACGCGGACCCGGCAGGGCATCCGTTCTGCCTGGTCAGGCACGGTACGGGCGCGACCTGA
- a CDS encoding methyltransferase domain-containing protein, with translation MLGAAARTGRAGLARLLLVDCHSLPLRSGAVHGIFGAGLLDHVHDPDAALREWARVTARDGVLALFHPSGRAERAARHGRPLSPDDPLARPNLEPALRRAGWRLVEHDDAESHFLALADLSRA, from the coding sequence ATGCTCGGCGCTGCGGCCCGCACCGGACGCGCCGGCCTCGCCCGTCTCCTTCTCGTGGACTGCCACAGCCTGCCGCTGCGCTCCGGGGCGGTGCACGGGATCTTCGGGGCGGGGCTGCTGGACCATGTGCACGACCCGGACGCCGCGCTCCGGGAGTGGGCCCGGGTCACCGCCCGGGACGGCGTCCTGGCGCTCTTCCACCCCTCCGGCCGCGCGGAACGCGCCGCCCGGCACGGCCGCCCGCTGAGCCCCGACGATCCGCTCGCCCGGCCGAACCTGGAGCCCGCGCTGCGGCGGGCCGGCTGGCGCCTCGTCGAGCACGACGACGCCGAGTCCCACTTCCTCGCCCTCGCGGACCTGTCCCGAGCCTGA
- a CDS encoding TMEM165/GDT1 family protein: MHLDPLAILTAFGLIFLAELPDKTMFASLAMGTRMRPLYVWFGTSSAFIVHVAIAVGAGGLLGLLPGWIVKVVSASLFAFAAFMLLRTGGGDDEDESAPKTVTGFWPVYSTAFMAVFISEWGDLTQITTANLAASNGAWSTAIGSAAALMSVSALALLAGRFIANRVPLKTVQRIGGLCMLGLAIWTVTEIFIG, encoded by the coding sequence ATGCATCTCGACCCCCTGGCGATCCTCACCGCTTTCGGGCTGATCTTCCTCGCGGAGCTCCCCGACAAGACGATGTTCGCGTCGCTGGCCATGGGCACGCGCATGCGCCCGCTCTATGTCTGGTTCGGTACGTCGTCCGCGTTCATCGTCCATGTCGCCATCGCGGTCGGCGCCGGCGGCCTTCTCGGTCTGCTGCCCGGCTGGATCGTCAAGGTCGTCTCGGCGTCCCTCTTCGCGTTCGCGGCGTTCATGCTCCTGCGTACCGGCGGGGGCGACGACGAGGACGAGAGCGCCCCGAAGACCGTGACCGGTTTCTGGCCGGTGTACTCGACCGCGTTCATGGCGGTGTTCATCAGCGAATGGGGTGACCTCACCCAGATCACGACGGCCAACCTGGCCGCGAGCAACGGCGCCTGGTCCACCGCGATCGGGTCCGCGGCCGCCCTGATGTCCGTATCGGCGCTGGCGCTGCTCGCCGGGCGTTTCATCGCCAATCGCGTACCGCTGAAGACGGTCCAGCGCATCGGCGGACTGTGCATGCTGGGGCTGGCGATCTGGACGGTCACCGAGATCTTCATCGGCTGA
- a CDS encoding nucleotidyltransferase domain-containing protein, giving the protein MAGQLAAVPGIRAVVLGGSRARGTHRPDSDWDLGLYYRGAPDMAALTALAGEVQGSPVEVAGPGGWGPWVNGGAWLRVDGTQVDWILRDLDRVEAVWSDCRQGRYEVGVQPGHPLGFWSPAYPGEVALGRVLADPQRELTRLQSEVLDYPEPLRKALADAAWEADFSVTAARKSAPSGDRLHVSLCLSRAFGILTQSLHAHHRTWCLNEKGALAAAAALPDTPADFADRAGEALRGLDAAAVETAADVVSDVRAVLARTSA; this is encoded by the coding sequence ATGGCCGGACAGCTCGCCGCCGTGCCCGGGATCCGGGCCGTCGTCCTGGGCGGCAGCCGGGCCCGGGGCACCCACCGCCCGGACTCCGACTGGGATCTGGGCCTCTACTACCGCGGCGCCCCGGACATGGCCGCGCTGACCGCGCTGGCCGGCGAGGTGCAGGGCTCACCGGTCGAGGTGGCCGGGCCGGGCGGCTGGGGGCCGTGGGTCAACGGCGGGGCCTGGCTGCGGGTGGACGGCACACAGGTGGACTGGATCCTGCGCGATCTGGACCGGGTCGAGGCGGTCTGGTCCGACTGCCGCCAGGGACGCTACGAGGTGGGCGTCCAGCCCGGCCACCCGCTCGGCTTCTGGTCCCCCGCCTATCCGGGCGAGGTCGCCCTCGGGCGCGTACTCGCCGATCCCCAGCGGGAACTGACTAGGCTTCAGTCCGAGGTCCTCGACTACCCGGAGCCGCTGCGCAAGGCGCTGGCCGACGCGGCCTGGGAGGCGGACTTCTCGGTGACGGCGGCCCGCAAGTCGGCCCCTTCCGGCGACCGGCTCCATGTGTCGCTCTGCCTGTCCCGGGCGTTCGGCATCCTCACCCAGTCCCTGCACGCCCATCACCGCACCTGGTGCCTCAACGAGAAGGGCGCGCTGGCGGCCGCCGCCGCGCTGCCGGACACGCCCGCGGACTTCGCGGACCGGGCCGGTGAGGCGCTGCGGGGGCTGGACGCCGCCGCGGTGGAGACGGCCGCGGACGTCGTGAGCGATGTACGGGCGGTCCTGGCCCGCACATCGGCCTAG
- a CDS encoding AlkA N-terminal domain-containing protein: protein MHTDTERCVRAVRSKDSRFDGWFFTAVLTTGIYCRPSCPVVPPKVENMTFYPSSAACQQAGFRACKRCRPDTSPGSPEWNARADSVARAMRLIRDGVVDREGVPGLATRLGYSARQIERQLLAELGAGPLALARAQRAQTARVLIETTGLPMAEVAFAAGFSSIRTFNDTVREVFALAPGELRSRAARSAKPPATPGVIELRLPYRAPLNPSNLFGHLAVTAVPGVEEWRDGAYRRTLDLPYGHGIVALTPHPDHIACRLSLTDPRDLTLAISRCRWLLDLDADPVAVDEQLRADPLLAPLVDKAPGRRVPRTVDGAEFAVRAVLGQQVSTAAARTHAARLVTAHGTPVDDQEGGLTHLFPAPEALAGLDPEQLALPRSRRRTLTTLVEALADGSLRLGTDTDWEQARAELAALPGFGPWTVEVIAMRALGDPDAFLPTDLGIRRSAQHLGLPATPAALTARAAAWRPWRAYAVQYLWTVDDHPINHLPAQGSPS, encoded by the coding sequence ATGCACACCGACACAGAGCGCTGCGTGCGGGCCGTCCGGTCCAAGGACTCCCGCTTCGACGGCTGGTTCTTCACGGCGGTCCTGACCACCGGGATCTACTGCCGGCCGAGCTGCCCCGTCGTGCCTCCCAAGGTCGAGAACATGACCTTCTACCCGAGCTCCGCCGCCTGCCAGCAGGCCGGATTCCGGGCCTGCAAGCGGTGCCGGCCCGATACCAGCCCGGGTTCGCCCGAGTGGAACGCCCGTGCCGACTCCGTCGCCCGTGCGATGCGGCTCATCCGGGACGGGGTCGTCGACCGGGAAGGGGTACCGGGGCTTGCCACCCGGCTCGGCTACTCGGCCCGGCAGATCGAACGGCAGCTGCTCGCGGAGCTGGGGGCGGGGCCGCTTGCGTTGGCCAGGGCGCAGCGGGCGCAGACCGCGCGGGTGCTCATCGAGACCACCGGGCTGCCCATGGCCGAGGTGGCGTTCGCGGCCGGGTTCTCCTCGATCCGCACCTTCAACGACACCGTCCGTGAGGTCTTCGCCCTCGCCCCGGGGGAGCTGCGCAGCCGCGCCGCCCGGTCGGCGAAGCCTCCGGCCACGCCGGGCGTGATAGAGCTGCGGCTGCCGTACCGCGCACCGCTCAATCCCAGCAACCTCTTCGGACACCTCGCCGTGACGGCCGTCCCGGGCGTGGAGGAGTGGCGCGACGGCGCCTACCGCCGCACGCTCGATCTGCCGTACGGGCACGGCATCGTCGCCCTCACCCCGCACCCGGACCACATCGCCTGCCGGCTCTCGCTCACCGACCCGCGCGATCTCACCCTGGCCATCAGCCGCTGCCGCTGGCTGCTGGACCTCGACGCCGACCCGGTCGCCGTCGACGAACAGCTCCGCGCCGATCCGCTGCTCGCCCCGCTGGTCGACAAGGCGCCGGGCCGGCGGGTGCCGAGGACCGTCGACGGTGCGGAGTTCGCCGTCCGGGCCGTGCTCGGCCAGCAGGTGTCGACCGCCGCGGCCCGCACCCACGCGGCCCGGCTGGTCACCGCCCACGGCACACCCGTCGACGATCAGGAGGGCGGTCTCACCCACCTCTTCCCGGCACCCGAGGCGCTGGCCGGACTCGACCCCGAGCAGCTGGCCCTGCCGCGCAGCCGCCGCCGCACGCTCACCACACTCGTCGAGGCCCTGGCGGACGGTTCGCTGCGGCTCGGCACCGACACCGACTGGGAGCAGGCGCGGGCCGAACTGGCCGCGCTGCCCGGCTTCGGACCGTGGACCGTCGAGGTCATCGCCATGCGGGCACTCGGCGATCCGGACGCCTTCCTGCCGACGGATCTCGGCATCCGGCGATCCGCGCAGCACCTCGGTCTCCCCGCGACACCGGCCGCACTCACCGCCCGCGCGGCGGCCTGGCGACCCTGGCGGGCGTACGCGGTCCAGTATCTGTGGACCGTCGACGACCACCCCATCAACCACCTTCCCGCACAAGGAAGTCCATCGTGA
- a CDS encoding NUDIX domain-containing protein, which yields MTTDDYATYIDGLPKVIAGAACIFLDAEGRLLLVEPNYRDDWTLPGGTIESAGGETPRQAARRESAEEIGLDLEPGRLLAVDWARGTARPPIVAYVYDGGVLDERQLKAVRIQEDELLSWKLVDRAELGSHLPRGLGLRVKAALDVLDSGAGAAELEDGLPVG from the coding sequence GTGACCACCGATGACTACGCCACGTATATCGACGGACTTCCCAAGGTGATTGCGGGCGCGGCCTGCATCTTCCTCGACGCGGAGGGACGGCTGCTGCTCGTGGAGCCGAACTACCGGGACGACTGGACGCTGCCCGGCGGCACGATCGAGTCGGCCGGGGGCGAGACCCCCCGGCAGGCGGCACGGCGCGAGTCGGCCGAGGAGATCGGTCTCGACCTGGAGCCGGGCCGGCTGCTCGCGGTCGACTGGGCGCGCGGCACCGCGCGGCCGCCGATCGTCGCCTATGTCTACGACGGCGGCGTACTCGACGAGCGACAGCTGAAGGCGGTGCGAATCCAGGAGGACGAGCTGCTGTCCTGGAAGCTGGTCGACCGGGCGGAGCTCGGCAGCCATCTGCCCCGCGGCCTGGGGCTGCGGGTGAAGGCAGCACTGGACGTCCTGGATTCGGGCGCGGGCGCGGCGGAGCTGGAGGACGGCCTGCCCGTCGGTTGA